A window of the Bacteroides thetaiotaomicron VPI-5482 genome harbors these coding sequences:
- a CDS encoding BT_3987 domain-containing protein, producing the protein MHILGLLVVVGLFSLQSCDDESYDIEGSNQNYVYINVNRWTSTEYPQNTFVYEVLRTPIGSSLESGPEIVKVGVRSTKVASKDITVTLDIDNCASIGEFSSFPDGVKVTLDKKELVIPAGSMLSSDSVTIEIEDGKWSEFVNTSYLLPLKVTSVSNAALSETHSSAYLAVSTSFTNCVPGATSVEGTLISDRSAWTATNNGVDVGTTLFDGNTRTYPSQDASSTVIVNLNGVYQNITGIRLQYYSRNYSLSSAAVYTSETGGEDYEYQGNVTFSRATPQYIRFYGAVSARYVKLELLPYSSGYGIVLSEFDMYQNE; encoded by the coding sequence ATGCATATCTTAGGATTGTTGGTTGTAGTCGGATTATTTAGTCTTCAGTCTTGTGATGACGAAAGTTACGATATCGAAGGAAGCAACCAAAATTATGTATATATTAATGTGAACCGTTGGACTTCAACAGAATATCCTCAAAATACATTTGTCTATGAAGTGTTGAGAACACCGATTGGCTCTAGTTTAGAGAGTGGACCGGAAATAGTTAAGGTAGGGGTACGCTCTACTAAAGTTGCCTCTAAAGATATAACGGTTACTTTGGATATTGATAATTGTGCATCCATAGGTGAATTTTCTTCTTTCCCTGACGGGGTAAAAGTAACCTTGGATAAAAAAGAACTCGTGATTCCTGCGGGAAGTATGCTTTCTTCTGATTCAGTTACTATTGAAATAGAGGATGGAAAGTGGAGCGAGTTTGTCAATACAAGTTATCTTTTACCGCTAAAAGTAACATCGGTATCGAATGCGGCATTGAGTGAAACTCATTCCTCTGCTTATCTCGCTGTTAGCACCTCTTTTACGAATTGTGTTCCGGGAGCAACGAGTGTGGAAGGCACATTAATTAGTGATAGAAGCGCGTGGACTGCCACTAACAATGGTGTAGATGTTGGAACAACTCTGTTCGACGGAAATACAAGGACTTATCCGTCTCAGGATGCCAGTTCTACCGTTATTGTTAATTTGAATGGCGTATACCAAAACATAACAGGAATTCGATTACAGTATTATTCCCGTAATTATAGTTTGTCCAGTGCCGCTGTCTATACAAGTGAAACAGGAGGTGAAGATTATGAGTATCAGGGAAACGTTACTTTCTCTCGTGCAACGCCGCAATATATTCGTTTCTATGGAGCTGTGAGTGCTCGATATGTCAAACTTGAATTATTGCCGTATAGTAGTGGATATGGGATTGTTTTGTCTGAGTTTGATATGTATCAGAATGAATAA
- a CDS encoding RagB/SusD family nutrient uptake outer membrane protein — MILNKILSWNKLSILGISLMLLNNISCIDYEDNVNPNEVTEEMMEVDNLKTGAFFSQMLRRVVIINDGDKLDSDYQIAQNLSHDLYSGYIAATLGSTNHNGQYNFQEQWVNATFDYAYTGIMAPWQSIHKIATEQELPEVDALATIVKVEGMHRIADTFGPIPYVNYGSSSLYDALDLVYNKFFEELDNAIEVLSNYVNGNVDAKLMSDYDCVYGGDVEKWVKFANTLRLRLAIRVSYANPTLAEAQAKKSMENMFGFIESKAERAELSHNSLEYHHPLHEIAYNFNSGDCRPGATIVAYLNGLNDSRISSYFTAADDGEYHGVRIGITTSNMSNYQGNKISNLNINRASTPVVWMTAAESFFLRAEGALRGWDMGGTAKSFYEQGVRMSFEENNAAGVDDYLADHTSTPGAFADNVGSDNYTFSSRVTPAWDDNAGFEAQLERIITQKWIANYPDGPEGWSEYRRTGYPEVIPVVRNSSNGTIDTQLQVRRLPYTRDEKINNASGVASGISALGGQDTGGTKLWWDKKSR; from the coding sequence ATGATATTAAATAAAATACTATCATGGAACAAACTTTCCATTCTCGGGATATCTTTGATGCTATTAAATAACATTTCGTGTATCGACTATGAGGATAACGTAAATCCGAATGAAGTCACCGAGGAAATGATGGAAGTAGACAACTTGAAGACGGGTGCTTTCTTTTCGCAAATGCTGCGTCGGGTTGTAATCATAAATGATGGCGACAAGCTCGACTCTGACTATCAGATTGCTCAGAACTTATCGCATGACCTTTATTCGGGCTATATTGCCGCTACCTTAGGATCTACCAATCATAACGGGCAGTATAACTTTCAGGAACAATGGGTGAATGCCACTTTTGATTATGCCTATACCGGAATTATGGCACCATGGCAAAGTATTCACAAAATAGCCACTGAACAGGAACTGCCGGAAGTTGACGCATTGGCTACCATCGTAAAGGTAGAAGGCATGCACCGTATTGCTGATACATTTGGTCCTATTCCATATGTAAACTATGGCTCTTCCAGCTTATATGACGCATTGGATTTGGTTTATAATAAGTTTTTTGAAGAACTGGATAATGCTATCGAAGTATTGAGCAATTATGTGAACGGAAATGTGGATGCTAAGCTGATGAGTGACTATGACTGTGTATATGGGGGGGACGTAGAGAAGTGGGTGAAGTTCGCCAACACACTGCGTTTGCGTCTTGCTATACGTGTTTCATATGCGAATCCCACACTGGCAGAAGCACAGGCAAAGAAGTCGATGGAAAACATGTTCGGCTTTATCGAAAGTAAAGCGGAACGTGCCGAACTTTCGCATAATTCATTGGAATATCATCATCCGTTGCACGAGATTGCCTATAACTTCAATTCGGGTGACTGTCGTCCGGGTGCTACCATCGTAGCCTATTTGAACGGACTGAATGATTCGCGAATCAGCTCTTATTTTACAGCAGCCGATGACGGTGAATATCATGGCGTACGTATTGGTATCACAACAAGCAATATGAGCAATTATCAAGGCAATAAAATCTCTAATCTGAATATTAACCGTGCTTCTACTCCGGTAGTATGGATGACGGCTGCCGAATCGTTCTTCCTGCGTGCCGAAGGTGCATTACGTGGCTGGGATATGGGTGGAACGGCCAAATCATTCTATGAGCAAGGTGTACGCATGTCGTTTGAGGAGAATAATGCCGCCGGTGTAGACGATTATTTGGCTGATCATACTTCGACTCCGGGTGCTTTTGCAGACAATGTGGGTAGTGATAATTATACTTTCAGCAGCAGGGTTACTCCTGCATGGGATGATAATGCCGGATTTGAAGCTCAGTTGGAACGCATCATTACACAGAAGTGGATTGCCAATTATCCCGACGGTCCCGAAGGCTGGAGTGAATATCGTCGTACAGGCTATCCGGAAGTTATTCCTGTAGTAAGAAACAGTAGTAATGGTACGATTGATACCCAGTTACAAGTCCGCCGTCTGCCTTATACACGCGACGAGAAGATCAACAATGCTAGCGGCGTTGCCAGTGGTATATCGGCTTTGGGTGGTCAGGATACGGGTGGAACTAAACTCTGGTGGGACAAAAAATCCCGATAA
- a CDS encoding DUF1735 and LamG domain-containing protein: protein MMKTYIFKHSLLGVILGLSILGCTEGDKFDYNKNMAFITGTETTPVTKFVVEDTPSSYAVTASTTDKVDKDVNVKFAIDRSLVETYNNEHNTKYYAIPEGAVTLEDADAVIQAGKAFSTPATVKVISTEDFAEGRVYVVPVTMVEVDGLEILKPSKTIFLQISRVIHFTSLNISNTNLYSNFIFSDDKKQELSNFTYEIKCYSQEWHRIARLCSFTSADEQRSSMLRFGENGLDINALQWVSPSGSIVSSTRFSTDRWYMISLTYDGSKLTMYVDGVKDAQGDGDGKPVDFQRFELGMSWTGYRGSQYFRGRIAEVRVWNRALSTGELQMNLCGVDSQSEGLVAYWKMNEGEGHIFKDATGHGYDMDWTNTAREINEGAGLTYNLNYSSAIAWDSDDNNRCNE from the coding sequence ATGATGAAAACATATATATTTAAACATTCTTTGTTGGGAGTTATATTAGGTTTATCCATTCTGGGTTGTACAGAAGGTGATAAGTTTGATTATAACAAGAATATGGCTTTTATTACAGGGACAGAGACTACTCCTGTAACCAAGTTTGTGGTAGAAGATACCCCTTCTTCGTATGCCGTCACTGCTTCTACTACTGATAAAGTAGATAAAGACGTAAATGTGAAGTTTGCCATTGACAGGTCACTGGTAGAGACATATAATAATGAACATAATACTAAATATTATGCGATTCCGGAGGGCGCTGTGACTCTTGAAGATGCTGATGCTGTGATTCAGGCAGGTAAAGCGTTTTCTACTCCTGCTACAGTTAAAGTTATTTCTACCGAAGACTTTGCAGAAGGGCGAGTATATGTAGTTCCAGTTACTATGGTAGAAGTGGATGGACTTGAAATATTAAAACCTTCGAAAACTATTTTCTTGCAGATATCTCGTGTTATTCATTTCACCTCATTGAATATCAGCAATACGAATCTTTATAGTAACTTTATTTTCTCAGATGATAAGAAACAGGAATTGTCTAACTTCACCTATGAGATCAAATGCTATTCTCAAGAGTGGCATCGTATAGCTCGTCTGTGTAGTTTCACTTCTGCTGACGAACAGCGCTCAAGTATGCTGCGATTTGGAGAAAATGGATTAGATATCAATGCCTTGCAGTGGGTAAGTCCAAGTGGAAGTATTGTATCGAGTACACGTTTTAGCACTGATCGTTGGTATATGATCTCGTTGACATATGATGGCAGTAAACTGACTATGTATGTAGACGGAGTGAAAGATGCACAAGGCGATGGTGATGGTAAACCGGTCGATTTCCAGCGTTTTGAACTAGGAATGTCGTGGACGGGATATCGCGGATCTCAGTATTTTCGTGGCCGTATTGCTGAAGTTCGTGTCTGGAACCGTGCTTTGAGTACAGGCGAACTACAGATGAATCTTTGTGGCGTTGATTCACAATCAGAAGGTTTGGTTGCATACTGGAAAATGAATGAAGGCGAAGGACACATCTTTAAAGATGCAACAGGACATGGCTATGATATGGATTGGACGAACACTGCCCGTGAAATAAATGAAGGAGCTGGATTAACATATAATCTGAATTATAGCAGTGCTATTGCATGGGACAGTGATGATAATAACAGATGTAACGAGTAA
- a CDS encoding glycoside hydrolase family 3 N-terminal domain-containing protein has translation MTKRLYILIVGLAMNVVAFAQSSLLPYKNPVLSVDERVKDLLSRMTLEDKVGQLLCPLGWEMYEIKDDEVHPSEKFKRLMKEKNAGMLWATYRADPWTKKTLENGLNPELAAKAGNALQKYVIENTRLGIPLFLAEEAPHGHMAIGTTVFPTGIGMAATWSPTLIEEVGNVIAKEIRSQGAHISYGPVLDLSRDPRWSRVEETFGEDPVLSGRLGAAMILGLGSGDLSCEYATIATLKHFLAYAVPEGGQNGNYASVGTRDLHENFLPPFREAIDAGALSVMTSYNSIDGVPCTANHYLLTQLLRNEWRFRGFVVSDLYSIEGVHESHFVAPTIEEAAMQAVSAGADIDLGGDAFMNLTHAVQFGKISEAVIDTAVCRVLRMKFEIGLFEHPYVNPKTATKIVRSKDHIKLARKVAQSSIVLLKNENSILPLNKKIKKVAVVGPNADNRYNMLGDYTAPQEDENIKTVLDGVISKLSPSKVEYVRGCAIRDTTVNEIAEAVEAASRSEVIIAVVGGSSARDFKTSYQETGAAIADEKSISDMECGEGFDRATLTLLGKQQDLLIALKATGKPLIVVYIEGRPLDKVWASEYADALLTASYPGQEGGYAIADVLFGDYNPAGRLPVSIPRSVGQIPVYYNKKAPRNHDYVEQAASPLYTFGYGLSYTTFEYSDLQVIRKSPCHFEVSFKVKNTGSYDGEEVAQLYLRDEYASVVQPLRQLKCFERFFLKRGEEKEIFFTLTEKDLSIIDRNMKRVVETGDFRIMIGASSDDIRLTKDISVESL, from the coding sequence TTGACAAAGCGATTATATATTTTGATTGTAGGATTGGCGATGAATGTCGTGGCTTTTGCCCAATCTTCTCTGTTACCTTATAAAAATCCGGTCTTGTCTGTTGATGAACGGGTGAAAGACTTGCTTTCACGTATGACATTGGAAGACAAGGTCGGGCAACTATTATGTCCTCTTGGCTGGGAAATGTACGAAATAAAGGACGATGAAGTACATCCTTCTGAAAAGTTTAAAAGACTAATGAAAGAAAAGAACGCAGGTATGCTGTGGGCAACTTATCGTGCGGACCCTTGGACTAAGAAGACATTGGAAAATGGCCTCAATCCCGAGCTGGCTGCCAAAGCCGGCAACGCATTGCAGAAATATGTGATTGAAAATACCCGTTTGGGTATTCCTTTATTTTTGGCTGAAGAAGCACCTCACGGACATATGGCGATTGGAACGACCGTTTTTCCAACCGGCATAGGGATGGCGGCAACTTGGTCACCGACACTGATTGAAGAAGTAGGGAATGTGATTGCTAAAGAGATTCGTTCACAGGGAGCACATATCAGTTATGGTCCTGTACTGGATTTATCTCGTGATCCTCGCTGGTCACGTGTAGAAGAAACCTTTGGTGAAGATCCCGTATTGAGTGGACGACTGGGAGCGGCGATGATCCTAGGGCTAGGTAGCGGAGACCTGTCCTGTGAATATGCTACCATCGCTACATTGAAGCATTTTCTGGCTTATGCAGTACCGGAAGGTGGACAAAACGGTAACTACGCATCGGTAGGGACCAGAGATCTGCACGAAAACTTTCTTCCTCCTTTTCGGGAAGCGATCGATGCGGGAGCACTGTCTGTGATGACCTCCTACAATTCAATAGATGGTGTCCCCTGTACGGCCAATCATTATCTGCTGACACAATTACTGCGTAACGAGTGGAGATTCCGTGGCTTTGTTGTTTCGGATTTATATAGTATTGAAGGAGTCCATGAAAGTCACTTTGTTGCCCCTACTATAGAAGAGGCAGCTATGCAGGCCGTTTCTGCCGGAGCAGATATTGATTTAGGTGGCGATGCGTTTATGAATCTTACTCACGCCGTTCAATTCGGAAAAATCAGTGAAGCGGTGATTGATACTGCCGTATGCCGGGTATTACGGATGAAGTTTGAAATAGGATTGTTTGAACATCCTTATGTAAATCCGAAAACAGCAACGAAGATAGTGCGTAGCAAGGACCACATCAAATTGGCACGCAAAGTGGCGCAATCATCTATTGTATTACTGAAGAACGAGAATTCGATTCTTCCTTTGAATAAGAAGATAAAAAAAGTAGCAGTTGTCGGACCTAATGCGGATAATCGTTATAATATGCTGGGAGACTATACAGCTCCGCAAGAAGATGAAAACATAAAAACCGTGTTAGACGGAGTGATCTCCAAACTGTCTCCTTCTAAGGTGGAGTATGTGCGTGGATGTGCTATTCGTGATACGACAGTGAACGAAATAGCGGAAGCGGTGGAAGCAGCTAGCCGTTCGGAAGTCATAATAGCGGTGGTAGGAGGATCCAGCGCACGTGATTTCAAGACGAGCTATCAGGAGACGGGTGCAGCAATTGCTGACGAAAAGAGTATCAGTGACATGGAATGTGGCGAGGGGTTTGACAGGGCTACCTTGACTTTACTGGGAAAACAACAAGATTTATTGATTGCATTGAAGGCTACCGGAAAGCCACTGATCGTTGTCTATATTGAAGGTCGTCCGCTGGATAAAGTCTGGGCATCCGAGTATGCCGACGCATTGCTGACCGCTTCTTATCCGGGGCAGGAAGGAGGGTATGCAATAGCTGATGTTTTGTTTGGAGATTATAATCCTGCCGGACGATTGCCGGTTTCCATCCCCCGTTCTGTCGGACAGATACCTGTCTATTATAATAAAAAGGCTCCCCGCAATCATGATTATGTCGAACAAGCTGCTTCTCCATTATACACTTTTGGCTATGGGTTGAGTTATACCACTTTCGAATATTCGGATTTACAGGTAATACGTAAATCTCCCTGCCATTTTGAAGTTTCATTCAAAGTGAAAAATACAGGAAGCTATGACGGTGAAGAAGTGGCACAACTTTATCTGAGGGATGAATATGCTTCAGTAGTTCAGCCTCTCAGACAATTAAAGTGTTTTGAACGCTTCTTCCTGAAAAGAGGAGAGGAGAAGGAAATCTTTTTCACTTTGACCGAAAAAGACCTGTCCATTATCGACCGGAATATGAAACGTGTTGTGGAAACAGGAGATTTCCGGATAATGATTGGTGCCTCTTCGGATGACATAAGACTAACAAAAGATATTTCTGTAGAGAGTCTGTGA
- a CDS encoding TonB-dependent receptor translates to MRISLALLFAVVLQLSAENGYAQRTHVAISMNNVSVEQVLNKIEEASDYVFLYNDKTIQKNRIVSVRNKSGKILDILDDIFKGTDITYTVVDKQIILSTNKMQLVQQEGQIQIKGVVKDAGGDPLIGVNVKVKDSTVGTITDINGNFTLQTRKGDILEISYVGYATKTVKVQNAQVLNIVLTEDTEVLNEVVVTALGIKKEAKSLSYNVQQVSNAEITRIADANFVNNLNGKVAGVTINSSSAGVGGSSRVVMRGTKSLNGNNNALYVVDGIPMSDMSAASTQPTDSYEGAGQSGDPISGLNPEDIESISVLSGPSAAALYGSAAANGVVMITTKKGREGRTSVSISNNTTFSAPLVLPEFQNTYGQTEVGSYYSWGSKLNTLSSYDPKDFFQTGVNVTNAASLSTGTDKNQTYLSLGTTNAKGIIHNNDYERYNVTVRNVAKMLKDKLTLDLSFMLSSVKEQNMTSQGLYYNPLVPLYLFPAGDDFSKVQAYQRYDSERNLLTQYWPYSTSLALQNPYWITEHIKIPNHKNRYMATASAKYEFADWINVTARAKMDRNNERRERMYDAGTNTLFASKYGYYSKSNIENQQIYGELLLNINKYFVDNTLNVTANVGGNFENNDYQSDYFGGKLKSVANLFTFGNVDTSEKNLANQYGYHLKKRAIFGSAQIGYKSMAYLDVTARNDWSSTFKGTNTGSFFYPSIGLSGIITDIFRCSTDIMPYMKVRISYSEVGNSPDVFLAIPTYALVDGVPVTQSRRPNPNLKPERTKSWEAGFNFVFFKNRLRLDGSIYQSRTYNQFFERTLSSTTGYKSEVVNGGRVDNKGIELSLRFEDKWGNFGWSSYLTYSLNRNKVVELLRNYEDPYTHELTSLDRIDMGGTSMYKMILTEGGSIGDIYVNTLRTDEHGAIYVHPSDQVVVTQPDEFVKAGNSAPKYNLGWGNTFSYKGLSLGFLFTARVGGVVVSQTQATMDAYGSSKATAIARDNGGAIVNGRPIGAEDYYTKIGGAGAQGGIGSMYTYSATNVRLAELSLGYDIPINKYVDWIKGLNVSFIGKNLFFLYRKAPFDPELTASTGTYFQGIDMFMSPSLRNLGFSVKVNF, encoded by the coding sequence ATTCTGGATATTCTAGATGATATTTTTAAGGGGACCGATATTACGTATACCGTAGTTGACAAGCAGATTATTTTATCGACTAATAAAATGCAACTTGTTCAGCAGGAAGGACAAATCCAAATAAAAGGAGTTGTGAAAGATGCTGGCGGAGATCCCTTGATCGGTGTGAATGTGAAAGTGAAAGATTCTACGGTCGGTACTATCACCGATATAAACGGAAACTTTACGCTACAGACCAGGAAAGGAGATATTCTGGAAATTTCTTATGTGGGATATGCCACGAAAACAGTAAAGGTACAGAATGCCCAAGTTCTGAATATTGTGCTGACAGAAGATACAGAAGTACTGAATGAAGTCGTTGTTACTGCATTGGGTATCAAGAAGGAAGCTAAATCTTTGTCATACAATGTACAGCAAGTAAGCAATGCCGAGATTACACGCATTGCAGATGCCAACTTCGTCAATAATCTGAACGGTAAAGTTGCGGGTGTTACAATTAACTCATCTTCAGCTGGTGTCGGTGGCTCTTCACGTGTAGTGATGCGTGGAACCAAATCATTGAATGGTAATAACAATGCTCTTTATGTGGTTGATGGTATCCCGATGAGTGATATGAGTGCCGCTTCTACACAGCCTACGGACTCATACGAAGGTGCCGGTCAGTCCGGTGATCCTATTTCCGGTCTGAATCCCGAGGATATAGAGAGTATCTCTGTTTTGAGTGGACCGTCAGCTGCAGCTCTTTACGGTAGTGCCGCTGCCAATGGTGTTGTGATGATTACTACTAAAAAAGGTAGGGAAGGACGTACTTCAGTCAGCATATCCAATAATACGACTTTCTCCGCTCCTCTTGTCTTGCCCGAATTTCAAAATACTTATGGGCAGACAGAAGTGGGTAGTTACTACAGCTGGGGCAGTAAATTGAATACGCTGAGCAGCTATGATCCTAAAGACTTCTTTCAGACAGGTGTGAATGTAACAAATGCTGCCAGTCTTTCTACAGGTACTGACAAGAATCAGACTTACTTATCTTTAGGTACTACCAATGCCAAAGGTATTATCCATAATAATGACTACGAACGTTACAATGTCACTGTCCGTAATGTTGCCAAGATGCTGAAAGATAAGCTGACTCTTGACCTGAGTTTTATGCTTAGCTCTGTAAAAGAACAAAATATGACCTCTCAGGGACTTTATTATAACCCGTTAGTACCTCTTTATCTATTTCCTGCGGGAGATGATTTCTCCAAAGTACAGGCATATCAGCGGTATGATTCGGAACGAAATTTACTGACTCAGTACTGGCCTTACAGCACAAGTCTGGCTTTACAGAATCCATACTGGATTACCGAGCATATTAAAATACCTAATCATAAGAACCGTTATATGGCAACTGCATCGGCAAAATATGAATTTGCTGACTGGATTAATGTAACAGCCCGTGCCAAAATGGACCGCAACAACGAACGCCGTGAGCGCATGTATGATGCCGGAACAAATACTTTGTTTGCTTCTAAATACGGTTATTACTCCAAGAGTAATATCGAGAATCAACAGATATACGGTGAATTATTGCTGAATATTAATAAGTACTTTGTCGATAATACCCTAAATGTAACAGCTAATGTGGGTGGGAACTTTGAAAACAATGATTATCAGTCTGATTATTTCGGAGGCAAACTGAAGTCGGTAGCCAACCTCTTTACTTTTGGCAACGTGGATACTTCAGAGAAGAATCTGGCCAACCAATATGGCTATCATTTGAAAAAACGCGCCATATTCGGTAGTGCTCAGATCGGTTACAAGTCTATGGCTTATCTGGATGTGACGGCTCGTAACGACTGGTCATCTACCTTCAAAGGGACGAATACCGGTTCTTTCTTCTATCCGTCTATCGGTCTTTCGGGGATTATCACAGATATATTCCGTTGCAGTACGGATATTATGCCATACATGAAAGTACGTATTTCTTATTCGGAAGTAGGTAATTCACCGGATGTATTTCTGGCTATTCCGACTTATGCGTTGGTTGATGGCGTTCCTGTTACTCAGTCCCGACGTCCTAACCCCAATCTGAAGCCGGAACGTACCAAATCATGGGAAGCCGGATTTAACTTTGTCTTCTTCAAGAACCGTTTGAGATTGGATGGATCTATCTATCAGTCACGTACCTACAATCAGTTCTTTGAACGTACCCTTTCTTCTACTACCGGCTATAAATCGGAAGTAGTCAATGGCGGTCGTGTAGATAATAAAGGTATCGAATTGTCTTTGCGCTTTGAGGACAAATGGGGAAATTTTGGCTGGAGTTCGTATCTGACCTATTCATTGAACCGAAATAAAGTGGTGGAATTGCTGCGCAACTATGAAGATCCTTATACGCACGAACTTACTTCTTTGGATAGAATTGATATGGGCGGGACAAGTATGTATAAAATGATACTGACAGAAGGCGGATCTATCGGCGATATTTATGTGAATACGCTTCGCACGGACGAACATGGAGCTATCTATGTCCATCCTTCGGACCAGGTTGTAGTTACTCAGCCTGATGAATTTGTAAAGGCTGGTAATAGTGCTCCTAAGTATAACCTCGGTTGGGGAAACACATTCAGTTACAAAGGGCTTTCATTGGGATTCCTGTTCACGGCACGTGTCGGTGGTGTAGTTGTATCACAGACACAGGCGACGATGGACGCATACGGCTCTTCAAAGGCTACAGCTATTGCCCGTGATAATGGCGGAGCCATTGTTAACGGTCGTCCAATCGGTGCGGAAGATTACTATACGAAAATTGGAGGTGCAGGTGCTCAGGGTGGTATTGGTTCTATGTACACCTACAGTGCGACTAATGTCCGTTTGGCTGAGTTATCGTTAGGCTATGATATTCCTATCAACAAGTATGTGGACTGGATTAAGGGGTTGAACGTATCTTTCATCGGTAAGAATCTCTTTTTCCTTTATAGAAAAGCTCCGTTCGATCCGGAACTGACAGCAAGTACAGGCACTTACTTTCAAGGTATCGACATGTTTATGTCGCCAAGTCTGCGTAATTTGGGATTCTCTGTGAAAGTTAATTTCTAA
- a CDS encoding endo-beta-N-acetylglucosaminidase family protein — MKTKITGLLTFLIGTFFFYSCDTDVEALEIQKLKTYDEQYFENLRAFKKSDHEISYAYYEAWSPIEGVTGYKDPASWGERMVGLPDSIDIVNLWMGIPTAETHPIAYADMQYCQRKLGTRFVMHADASHYRHQFTVDGVDYDLSQNKDDEAMAAYAKWIVNQVLEPGLDGVDVDWEGWSGSDLVRLIKELGKYFGPEGEQPDKLLIVDYFSGTPPTDIIPYCDYIVQQAYSDQVGFLTQPSNFPPEKMIYCESFGVFYADGGQLMNYARWEPSKGRKGGCGVFYLGRNYYSSSGIPYNEFREAIQIMNPAVNE; from the coding sequence ATGAAAACAAAAATAACAGGTTTACTGACTTTCCTTATCGGAACATTCTTTTTCTATAGTTGTGATACCGATGTGGAAGCGTTAGAAATTCAGAAACTGAAAACATATGACGAGCAGTATTTTGAGAATCTGCGTGCTTTCAAGAAAAGCGATCATGAGATAAGTTATGCTTATTACGAAGCGTGGTCACCGATTGAAGGTGTGACCGGCTATAAAGATCCCGCGTCGTGGGGTGAACGTATGGTAGGACTGCCTGACAGTATAGATATTGTAAATCTTTGGATGGGAATACCGACAGCAGAGACACATCCGATAGCATATGCGGATATGCAATACTGCCAGCGGAAATTGGGTACACGTTTTGTCATGCATGCCGATGCTTCTCATTACAGACACCAGTTTACCGTTGATGGGGTTGATTATGATCTTAGCCAGAATAAGGACGATGAAGCGATGGCTGCATATGCAAAATGGATTGTGAATCAAGTGTTGGAACCGGGACTTGATGGAGTAGACGTTGACTGGGAAGGTTGGAGTGGTTCCGATTTGGTCAGATTGATAAAGGAACTTGGCAAGTATTTTGGTCCTGAAGGCGAACAGCCGGATAAGTTGCTTATCGTTGACTACTTTAGTGGAACACCACCAACAGACATCATACCTTATTGTGATTATATCGTTCAACAGGCTTATAGTGATCAAGTGGGGTTCTTGACTCAACCCAGTAACTTTCCACCCGAGAAGATGATTTACTGCGAATCGTTCGGAGTATTCTATGCCGATGGGGGACAACTTATGAACTATGCACGTTGGGAACCGTCGAAAGGCCGTAAAGGCGGTTGTGGAGTATTCTACTTAGGAAGAAATTATTATTCTTCATCGGGTATACCTTATAATGAATTCCGGGAGGCTATTCAGATAATGAATCCTGCTGTAAATGAGTAA
- a CDS encoding DUF1573 domain-containing protein has protein sequence MKKSMVLRFIILICCINLYLVASYAQTLSDELVFEERVFDFGEIKEENGLVSHEFEFKNVSQKVISINGVTSGCGCVQFEFPKEPLRPNTTGKVKVTYNPAYRPGFFSKEVVVLSNNNANYNRIWVKGTVIPCKHPVSENYPYEYGSGLWMNFEVMAFGTIGKGGTKTMKLKYVNDTDNDIQLMFVVIGGNTDLKFTSPRQVKAREEGVMPVEYQYSGSFPTETRVYPVINGRALMKPLKITCTNPVD, from the coding sequence ATGAAAAAAAGTATGGTGCTGCGCTTTATTATATTGATTTGTTGCATTAATTTGTATTTGGTTGCCTCGTACGCACAGACTCTTTCTGACGAACTGGTGTTCGAAGAACGTGTCTTTGATTTTGGAGAAATAAAGGAAGAAAATGGACTGGTTTCACATGAATTTGAGTTTAAGAATGTCAGTCAAAAAGTTATTTCTATCAATGGAGTAACAAGCGGCTGTGGTTGTGTACAGTTTGAATTTCCTAAAGAACCGCTCCGACCGAATACTACAGGTAAAGTGAAAGTGACTTACAATCCGGCCTACCGACCGGGCTTCTTTAGTAAAGAAGTAGTTGTTTTGAGCAATAACAATGCCAACTACAACCGTATTTGGGTAAAAGGCACCGTCATTCCCTGCAAACATCCGGTATCAGAGAATTATCCGTATGAGTACGGTAGTGGACTTTGGATGAATTTCGAAGTAATGGCATTCGGTACCATAGGCAAAGGCGGTACGAAAACAATGAAACTGAAATACGTAAACGATACCGATAATGATATACAGCTTATGTTTGTCGTTATAGGTGGTAATACAGATCTTAAGTTTACCAGTCCCCGTCAGGTGAAAGCCCGTGAAGAAGGTGTGATGCCCGTTGAATATCAATATTCCGGCAGCTTTCCGACCGAAACACGTGTCTATCCTGTGATCAACGGGCGGGCATTAATGAAACCGCTGAAGATAACATGTACCAATCCGGTTGATTAG